Below is a genomic region from Polyangiaceae bacterium.
GACCGGGTCGATCTTGCCCGTGACGGGGGGATTATGACGCCTCGATGGGTTGGCATTGGGCTTTTCGCGGTGCTCGTGGCGCATGCTTTTTTCGAGAAATTGCCGTCCAATCTGCTTTACGAAATGCTTTACGCGTGCCACGTGGCAACGGCCATTCTCGCTGTTGGAATTTTGCTAAAAAAGAAGGAATTTGTCATTTTTGGTTTTTCGTTTCATTTGGGCGCAGGATCCTGGGGGTACCTATTCGACCTGTGCGCCACTCGGACAACGACGTGGACGTCGGTGCTGGTGCACGTGGCGCCGCTCGTCGTGGGATTTGCGGAAGTGCGCCGGTCGGGGTTGCCGCGATGGGCACCGTGGATATCGTTTGCTTTTCTTGCGTCGATGGTGGTGTTCGCGTATTATTTCACGCCACCTGCGCTCAATGTGAATCTCGCGCACCGGCCGTGGCCGCCGGTTGCGAGTTTGACGAGTGCCCTTTGGGCAACCTGGGTGGTCAATCTGATATTCGGTTTTTTCTTGATCATGACCACCGACTGGCTCGTCCGGAAATGGCTCGCACGCACGAGCGCAATCGAGCTCGGGAGTTGACGCATCATGGCGGACGCAGGGGCATCGGCAGAAAAAACGTTGAGCATCACGACGAGTCTTTGCCATACGTGCAAAAAGACGGTGCAAGCCGAAGTCGTGCGGACAGGCGATGAGGTTTTTCTTCGCAAGCGATGCGATGCGCACGGCGCGGCAGACGTATTGCTTTCGTCGTCGGCCGATTGGTATGAAAGCACCGTGGCTCATTCTACGGTCCTTTCGCCGCCCGCAAAGCCTCGACCGGTGGCGGCTGGATGTCCGTACGATTGCGGCCCGTGTGCTTCCCACGAGCAACGTAATCACTTGCCCGTCGTTCCCATCACATCAAAATGCGACCTCGATTGCCCCATTTGTTATACACACAATAAAAACGACGGCGCGTATCACATGTCGGAGGACGAGCTTGCCTCCATTTTGAAGCACTTGCAACATACGGTGCCGGACAGGCGCATTCTCAATTTGACTGGGGGCGAACCGACGCAGCATCCGGCATTTGAAAAGCTGGTTGATTTGTGTGCGCAACATGGCATCAATCGAGTCACCATATCGACGCACGGCTTGCGGTTCTTGCGGGACGAACCTTTGCTCGAACGTCTCGCGAAAATGGGCGCGCGGATCATTTTGTCGTTCGATTCGTTCGAAAGTGAAGCAAACAAGAAAATGCTCGGGGGTCATCACCTGAATGCAAAATTGAAAATTCTCGACTTGCTCGAAAAGCACCATGTCGATACGACGCTCTTGCCCGTTCTGGCACGGGGTGTAAATGATCACGAGATCGGCGCTTTCCTTGATTTGGCACTATCAAAAAATTTCATCCGATCCGTCGAATTTCATCCAATGACGTTCACCGGGCAAAGCGGGACGAGTTTCGAGCGCAGCGCGAGATATACGGCATTCGATGCCGTGGCCGATATCGAAAGACAAACGCAAGGCCTCATACGGGTCGAGGACTTCGTGCCGTCGCCGCTCGCGCATCCACTATGTTATCAAATCGCATACTTGTTGCGATTGCGCGATGGTCGGTGGATACCTTTTACGCGTTTCATGACGCGCGACGACCTGCGCCATCTCCTTTCGCTTGCGCTTTATATCGTGCCTGGCCCGGAAATGGAACAGATTCTCACGGACGTGCTCAACCGATTGTGGGCGGGCGAAGTGGAATGCGAAGACCTGGATGAAGTCCTCGCGTCGCTCAAAGAGCTCGTGACGCGCATGTTTGCCCCCGATACGGACGAGCAGCGCCGGATGCTCATTGCCGAAACATGCACGAAGGCCATTTACGTGCACACGCACATGGACGAAGAAACGTTCGATACGGATCGCATTCGCAAGTGTTGTGTGGGGATGCCGGGTCCCGATGGATCGAACATTCCTTCATGCGCCTACAACGTTCTTTATCGCGAACGCGATGCGAGGTTCACCCCGCAACCCGCCGCTGCGCTCGTCAAGCTCGGTTTGGGGCGGCGCGCATGAAAACATCGCTCGAAGGTAAACGGTGTCTCGTCACGGGCGGTTCACGCAACCTCGGTCGAGCCATCTGTTTGGCGCTGGGTCGTGCGGGGGCAAAAGTCGCATACACATACAAAGAGCGCGATGACGACGCGGCAGAAACGGGCCGGCTTTTGCGCGAAATCGGTGTGGAACCCGTCGTCGTGAAGGGCTCCGTATTCGATGCGAAGCACGTGGCACAGGCCGTAAAAGCGGTGGAAGTCGCGTTTGGCGGCATCGACGTTTTGGTGAACAATGCCGGCCTTACACAGATATTGCCCATTGCGCTCATCGAGGAAGACGAATGGGATGCCGTGATGGATACGAACGTCAAGGGGCCGTATCTTTTTTCGCGTGCCGTGTTGCGGTCGATGATTCGGTCGAAAAAGGGGCACATTCTGAACATCGGATCATTCGGCGCCGATCGGGTCCTCGATGCGCCCGTGCATTACGCCGCATCCAAAGCGGCGATCGTTGGGTTTTCAATGGCGCTCGCGAAAGAAGTCGGTCGCTATGGAATTGCCGTCAATTGCCTCGTGCCGGGACTGCTCGAGACGGGACTGTCGCATCGATTGCCGAAACACCGCGTCGATAGTTATGTCGCGCAATCGGCGCTCGGTCGCCTTGGAACGGTCGAAGAAATCGCAGATTTTGCGGCGTGGCTCGTATCCGACGAAAACTCGTTCATGACGGGTGGTCAGGTCGTCATCGATGGTGGTTTGTGATCAAACCGTGATTCCGTGGCGCTTGACCTCGACCATTCGAATGAATGTTTGTACTGAAAAAAGTGCGAGGATTTGTACGGGCCGTAGGCCTGGCACGATGCGATCTTTCGCTTCGGGGAGCAATTCACGCAACCTTTCGAGGCCCTTTTCGGACACGACGCCTCCGGGGGCGAATTCATCGTCCGTCATGTCACCTTGGGCTGCTTTTTGCATTTCGCCCCGCGTGATCTGGATGCCGAACGTACGCTCGATTTTGAAGACGATGTCGAGATAATCGAGCGATTCGGCGCCGAGGTCCGTCATGAGAAGCGACTCGTTCTTGACGGCGCTGGGATCGAGCGCGAGGGCTTCGGCGACGATGTTGCGGACTTTTTCAGCAATTTCGGGATCGGACGATTCGGGCAAGACGACGGCCATTGGGAATGTTCTCCAGCGAAGTGGCTGCGATGTTACGCGCTAGCGGCGCGTCCATCAAGCCCCCTGGTCATTTCTGTTTCGATGCTTCCACGGCTTTGGCCGTGACTTCGAGGATTTGGGAGTTCGTGGGCCTGTCGGCGACATTTTCGCCCACTTTTTTCCAAAAGATCGTGCCGTTCGGGAGGACCACGAAAACCGCCGGAACGGCGATGTCTCGGCCTTCCATGGCCACGCCCCATTGCAATGCCACACGCAAGTCTTTGTCCTCGAGCAGCGGATAGGGCAATTCGAGAGATTTCGCCAGTTTGGCGGAATCTTCGGCAGTATCGACGCTGATCGCTGCGATTCCGACACCTCGCTTCTGAAGAACCGGATACAGATTTGCCAGCTGCCCGAGCTGGACACGACAATACGGTCACCAATATCCACGGTAAAACGCAATGACGGCCGGGCCGTTGGCCGTCAAGTCTGCGAGCGAGACCTGTTTGCCCGCGGAGTCGGTCAGGGAAAACGCGGGTGCAGGCGCGTTCGTGGCGACGGACGGTGCGCGCGTTTTGACACAGGCCACGCCGACGAGCGCCACGAACGTGGCGAGCACAAAGAGGCGACGAGATTGCATAACCGAGTATTTCGCTTGCATGGTGTGTACCTGATCGAAACGGGTTGCCTACGTACTGGCGGATGCATTCGTGGACGCGGCGATTTGCCCAAGCCGCCCGGCCCAGTAAATCCAAAGGCCGCAGAAGCATAGAAAGATTGCAAGAAATAGCCAAGCGCCCCACGGAGCGCCTTGCCCGATCGACAGGATGAGACCCACGATCGTCGCGCCGGACCAAAGAATCTTGAGGCGCAGCATCGTTCGGAAACTCGCGAGGTCGGCGTGGCGGCCCAGCAGCGATTCACCTCCGATTCCAACGAGCGCTGCGCCGACGACTCGACTGACGACCGGATCGACGACGGTCCAGCCGAGCGGCCGAAGGAGCATTTCGGGCGCGAGGATCAGTGGAATGGCAAAGAAGATGTCGGCGACGAAGTGCACGACGAACCAGAACCGTAGACGCGGGGGAACCATGAGACCTCGTTTCCGCTGCTCCATTGGAGCATGTCGAGAATGCTCGGGGCAAGGGAATTCGTCACGTGCAAAAGCGTTCGACGACATCGAAGAGCAAATCGGTGCCCCACGCGAGCCCATCGACGGGAATGCGTTCGTCTCGGCCATGGAACAGTTCGGCAAAGCGCAATCCGGGGGGCATTTTGACGGGGGAAAACCCATACCACTTGGCTCCGAGCTTCGTGAAGTACTTGGCGTCGGTAAAGCCGGGGATCATGTAGGGGATGACGGCGGCAGAGGGTTCCCTTGCGAGGATTGCATTGCGGATGGTGTCGAATAGAGGAGATTCGACGGGATCGGTGGTCGTTGCGGGCATGTACTTGAGCACTTCGAGAGAAATGCCAGGGCCTAGCACCGCGGACAGTTCGCGCAAGAAGTCGTCTTCGGTTTGTCCGGGAAGGGTTCGTCCGTCGATATCCATTTCGGCAACCCCTGGAATGACATTGATTTTTGCGCCGGCGCGAAGCAGTGTCGGAGAGGCAGTATTCGATAAAAGCGCCGCGAACGAGCGTGCGATCGAGCGATCGGGAAGCTTGCGGAGAATATGAGGAGCTACGTTCGGGTGCAAAAGCTTGAGCAGCAGCGGCGTGAGCGGGCCGGCTTTTCGTGATGCAAGCCCTTCTACGAAATCGCGCACATAAGGCGTCACGTGCACGGGCAAACCATCTTCGCCAAGCCTTGCAATGGCTTCTGCGAGCTTGATGATGGCGGAGTCTTCGCGAGGCATGGAGCCGTGCCCGGCTTCACCGGTCACGCGCGCACGCACCCAACAAATCCCTTTTTCGGCGACTTGAATGGGATAAAAAATGCCACCTCCGACATGGAGCGTATACCCGCCGCTTTCGCCAATGGCGTATTCGGCTCGCACGAGGTCCGCGTGATTCTCCACGAGAAACCGTGAACCGTAATCACAACCCGCCTCTTCGTCCGCGACGGCTGCGAAAATGATGTCCCTGCGGAGCTTGCGTTTTTCTCGCGCGAGACGAGTCATGATGGCAATCGACATCGCGGCCATGTTTTTCATATCGATGGCCCCACGACCCCACAAGCAACCATCGGCGATGACGCCCGAGAATGGGGGGTGAGCCCACACGGCGGGATCCGCTTCGACCACGTCGAGATGTGCGGTGAGAAGCAATGGCGGCAATTCGCCAGTGCCCGTGAGCCGCGCAACGACATTCGCCCGATCGGGTGCGCTTTCGATGAGTTTCGGTGACAAGCCGGCGCGATCGAGCTCATCGGCCACGACGTCCGCGGCGGCTCGTTCTCGGCCCGGGGGATTGGTCGTGTCGATGCGAAGAAGCGTTTGGCATAGGCGGATCGCGTGATTGGCAAGCTCGCTATATGCGCCCAAGTCTGCGGAAGCTTCGGACGATGTCGTCATGGTGGGGCGCATGCTACCAATATTTCGAGCGTTGAGTATGTGCTATTTCGTCCCGAGTCCTTCACAAGTTGCCGAACCGAGTTACAACATGTCGCTTGACGGTTGACTCGGATCGGAATAATCTGAAGAGGATGTTGTTGTCGAGCAGCCCTTTTCAGATTGTGCTCGATCCGCGACTGCGGGTTCAGGGATCACTGAATGGCG
It encodes:
- a CDS encoding radical SAM protein, which translates into the protein MADAGASAEKTLSITTSLCHTCKKTVQAEVVRTGDEVFLRKRCDAHGAADVLLSSSADWYESTVAHSTVLSPPAKPRPVAAGCPYDCGPCASHEQRNHLPVVPITSKCDLDCPICYTHNKNDGAYHMSEDELASILKHLQHTVPDRRILNLTGGEPTQHPAFEKLVDLCAQHGINRVTISTHGLRFLRDEPLLERLAKMGARIILSFDSFESEANKKMLGGHHLNAKLKILDLLEKHHVDTTLLPVLARGVNDHEIGAFLDLALSKNFIRSVEFHPMTFTGQSGTSFERSARYTAFDAVADIERQTQGLIRVEDFVPSPLAHPLCYQIAYLLRLRDGRWIPFTRFMTRDDLRHLLSLALYIVPGPEMEQILTDVLNRLWAGEVECEDLDEVLASLKELVTRMFAPDTDEQRRMLIAETCTKAIYVHTHMDEETFDTDRIRKCCVGMPGPDGSNIPSCAYNVLYRERDARFTPQPAAALVKLGLGRRA
- a CDS encoding SDR family oxidoreductase; its protein translation is MKTSLEGKRCLVTGGSRNLGRAICLALGRAGAKVAYTYKERDDDAAETGRLLREIGVEPVVVKGSVFDAKHVAQAVKAVEVAFGGIDVLVNNAGLTQILPIALIEEDEWDAVMDTNVKGPYLFSRAVLRSMIRSKKGHILNIGSFGADRVLDAPVHYAASKAAIVGFSMALAKEVGRYGIAVNCLVPGLLETGLSHRLPKHRVDSYVAQSALGRLGTVEEIADFAAWLVSDENSFMTGGQVVIDGGL
- a CDS encoding acyl carrier protein: MAVVLPESSDPEIAEKVRNIVAEALALDPSAVKNESLLMTDLGAESLDYLDIVFKIERTFGIQITRGEMQKAAQGDMTDDEFAPGGVVSEKGLERLRELLPEAKDRIVPGLRPVQILALFSVQTFIRMVEVKRHGITV
- a CDS encoding redoxin domain-containing protein → MANLYPVLQKRGVGIAAISVDTAEDSAKLAKSLELPYPLLEDKDLRVALQWGVAMEGRDIAVPAVFVVLPNGTIFWKKVGENVADRPTNSQILEVTAKAVEASKQK
- a CDS encoding redoxin domain-containing protein, with amino-acid sequence MQAKYSVMQSRRLFVLATFVALVGVACVKTRAPSVATNAPAPAFSLTDSAGKQVSLADLTANGPAVIAFYRGYW
- a CDS encoding M20/M25/M40 family metallo-hydrolase gives rise to the protein MTTSSEASADLGAYSELANHAIRLCQTLLRIDTTNPPGRERAAADVVADELDRAGLSPKLIESAPDRANVVARLTGTGELPPLLLTAHLDVVEADPAVWAHPPFSGVIADGCLWGRGAIDMKNMAAMSIAIMTRLAREKRKLRRDIIFAAVADEEAGCDYGSRFLVENHADLVRAEYAIGESGGYTLHVGGGIFYPIQVAEKGICWVRARVTGEAGHGSMPREDSAIIKLAEAIARLGEDGLPVHVTPYVRDFVEGLASRKAGPLTPLLLKLLHPNVAPHILRKLPDRSIARSFAALLSNTASPTLLRAGAKINVIPGVAEMDIDGRTLPGQTEDDFLRELSAVLGPGISLEVLKYMPATTTDPVESPLFDTIRNAILAREPSAAVIPYMIPGFTDAKYFTKLGAKWYGFSPVKMPPGLRFAELFHGRDERIPVDGLAWGTDLLFDVVERFCT